Proteins from a genomic interval of Caulobacter rhizosphaerae:
- a CDS encoding ANTAR domain-containing response regulator translates to MRVLVIDPDPARAALVAEGLAGVQPLEVRRAAVFDEREAAAFAPDVVVIAADSPDRDTLESLREAGQHNPRPVVMFVDRSEPGLAEQAVRAGVAAYVVDGLAPSRVRSILDVAMSRFALTQQLHGDLAKAKADLESRKTVERAKGLLMKERGLDEDGAYRLLRKLAMDRGKPIGQIAADLLAFAGVLKGDAS, encoded by the coding sequence ATGCGCGTCCTCGTCATCGATCCCGATCCCGCGCGCGCCGCCCTCGTGGCCGAGGGGCTCGCCGGCGTGCAGCCGCTGGAGGTGCGTCGGGCGGCCGTGTTCGACGAGCGCGAGGCCGCGGCCTTCGCCCCCGACGTGGTGGTGATCGCCGCCGACAGCCCCGACCGCGACACGCTGGAAAGCCTGCGCGAGGCCGGCCAGCACAATCCGCGCCCGGTGGTGATGTTCGTCGACCGCTCCGAACCCGGCCTGGCCGAGCAGGCCGTGCGGGCCGGGGTGGCGGCCTATGTGGTCGACGGCCTGGCCCCGAGCCGGGTGCGCTCGATCCTGGACGTGGCCATGAGCCGCTTCGCCCTGACCCAGCAGTTGCACGGCGACCTGGCCAAGGCCAAGGCCGACCTCGAATCGCGCAAGACCGTCGAACGGGCCAAGGGACTGTTGATGAAGGAGCGGGGTCTGGACGAGGACGGCGCCTATCGGCTGCTGCGAAAGCTGGCCATGGATCGCGGCAAGCCGATCGGCCAGATCGCCGCCGACCTGCTGGCCTTCGCCGGCGTGCTGAAGGGCGACGCCTCGTGA
- a CDS encoding efflux transporter outer membrane subunit, whose protein sequence is MPALKSLALAGSALILLSACTVGPAYQRPDVTASAAALPATYKALDGWKLATPGDLIDRGDWWTLLGDSQLDALVAKVNVSNQTIAAAEASYRQARALVREQRASLFPTIDLSGSATRSGGSGSTPSSSGGSSRGQRYQAGIGASWEPDLWGRIRQGINGAKASEQASAADLAGARLSMQGELAVNYLGLRQADAEIDLVTRTVDGYQRSLQITQNRYAAAIAPKSDVLQATTQLAGAQADLESLRQTRATYENAIATLVGEPASGFRLAADPAWSARVPEIPAGVPSTLLERRPDIAAAERRVAAANADIGVARAAFFPTIGLSANGATSGSALGDLFSASANTWSLGLTAAQTLFDAGARKARVEQARASYDASVADYRQTALAAFEDVENQLTAAQVLERRYALLKTSSDAADQTEQMLLNQYKAGQVAYTDVVTAQASALSARRALLTAAVARQTTAVALIQALGGGWKPA, encoded by the coding sequence ATGCCCGCCCTCAAGTCCCTCGCGCTCGCCGGTTCCGCGCTGATCCTGCTGTCGGCCTGCACGGTCGGACCGGCCTATCAGCGGCCCGACGTCACCGCCTCGGCCGCCGCCCTGCCGGCGACCTACAAGGCCCTGGACGGCTGGAAGCTCGCCACCCCCGGCGACCTGATCGATCGCGGCGACTGGTGGACCCTGCTGGGCGACTCCCAGCTGGACGCCCTGGTCGCCAAGGTCAACGTCTCCAACCAGACCATCGCCGCGGCCGAGGCCAGCTATCGCCAGGCCCGGGCCCTGGTGCGCGAGCAGCGGGCCAGCCTGTTCCCGACCATCGACCTGTCGGGTTCGGCGACCAGGTCCGGCGGTTCCGGCTCGACCCCTTCGAGCTCTGGCGGTTCGAGCCGCGGCCAGCGCTACCAGGCCGGGATCGGCGCCAGCTGGGAGCCGGACCTGTGGGGCCGCATCCGCCAGGGGATCAACGGCGCCAAGGCCTCGGAACAGGCCAGCGCCGCCGACCTGGCCGGCGCCCGCCTGTCGATGCAGGGCGAGCTGGCCGTCAACTATCTGGGCCTGCGCCAGGCCGACGCCGAGATCGACCTGGTGACCAGAACGGTCGACGGCTACCAGCGCAGCCTGCAGATCACCCAGAACCGCTACGCCGCGGCCATCGCGCCGAAGTCCGACGTGCTGCAGGCCACCACCCAGCTGGCCGGCGCCCAGGCCGACCTGGAGAGCCTGCGCCAGACCCGGGCGACCTACGAGAACGCCATCGCCACTTTGGTGGGCGAGCCCGCCAGCGGCTTTCGCCTGGCCGCCGATCCGGCCTGGAGCGCCCGCGTGCCCGAGATCCCGGCCGGCGTTCCTTCCACCCTGCTGGAGCGCCGGCCGGACATCGCCGCGGCCGAGCGCCGGGTCGCCGCCGCCAACGCCGACATCGGCGTGGCCCGGGCCGCGTTCTTCCCGACCATCGGCCTCAGCGCTAACGGCGCGACCAGCGGCTCGGCCTTGGGCGACCTGTTCTCGGCCTCGGCCAACACCTGGTCGCTGGGTCTGACCGCCGCCCAGACCCTGTTCGACGCCGGCGCGCGCAAGGCGCGGGTGGAGCAGGCGAGGGCGTCCTACGACGCTTCGGTCGCCGATTATCGCCAGACCGCCCTGGCCGCCTTCGAGGATGTGGAAAACCAATTGACCGCCGCCCAGGTGCTGGAGCGCCGCTACGCCCTGTTGAAGACCAGTTCCGACGCCGCGGACCAGACCGAGCAGATGTTGCTCAACCAGTACAAGGCCGGGCAGGTGGCCTACACCGACGTGGTGACGGCCCAGGCTTCGGCCCTGTCGGCGCGGCGGGCGCTGCTCACCGCCGCCGTGGCCCGGCAGACCACGGCCGTGGCCCTGATCCAGGCGCTGGGCGGAGGATGGAAGCCCGCCTAG
- a CDS encoding CmpA/NrtA family ABC transporter substrate-binding protein → MSGLADLTLGFIPLTDCAPLVVAKAQGFFAEEGLEVALSREASWATIRDKVAVGALDGAHMLAPTALAPAGLEGGSMLAPLALNQNGSAITVSIQLAALMAEADPGALAAPLVTAHALAAVVARRREQGAPPLTFAVVFPHSMHNYFLRYWLAQAGIDPDRDVRLVVTPPPRMVEHLRSGEIDGFCVGAPWNAAAVDEGLGESLIKASQFWPGGPDKVFGVTAAWAERHGDELRAALRALIRAAAWADEPGNHAELVALLSRPDHVGVEPEIVARALKSEIVFHRNAAGLPRREHALWFLSQMVRWGQVEADLDLAAVADRVYRPDLFREAALSLGPVLEPAQVFADAAPPASALFDGARFDPADVRAYAASFAVGRAG, encoded by the coding sequence GTGAGCGGACTGGCCGACCTGACGCTGGGGTTCATCCCCCTGACCGACTGCGCGCCCCTGGTGGTGGCCAAGGCGCAGGGCTTCTTCGCCGAGGAGGGGCTGGAGGTGGCGCTGAGCCGCGAGGCCTCGTGGGCGACCATCCGCGACAAGGTCGCCGTCGGAGCGCTGGACGGCGCCCACATGCTGGCCCCCACGGCCCTGGCTCCGGCGGGTCTGGAGGGCGGGTCGATGCTGGCGCCCCTGGCCCTGAATCAGAACGGCAGCGCCATCACCGTCTCCATCCAGCTGGCCGCGCTGATGGCCGAGGCCGACCCCGGCGCCCTGGCGGCGCCGCTGGTCACCGCCCACGCCCTGGCGGCGGTGGTCGCGCGCCGGCGGGAGCAGGGCGCCCCGCCACTGACCTTCGCCGTCGTCTTCCCCCATTCGATGCACAACTACTTCCTGCGCTACTGGCTGGCCCAGGCAGGGATCGATCCCGACCGCGACGTGCGCCTGGTGGTCACGCCGCCGCCGCGCATGGTCGAGCACCTGCGCTCGGGCGAGATCGACGGCTTCTGCGTCGGCGCGCCCTGGAACGCCGCCGCCGTCGACGAGGGCCTGGGCGAGTCGCTGATCAAGGCCTCGCAGTTCTGGCCAGGCGGCCCGGACAAGGTGTTCGGCGTCACCGCCGCCTGGGCTGAACGCCATGGCGACGAACTGCGGGCGGCCCTGCGCGCCCTGATCCGCGCCGCGGCCTGGGCCGACGAGCCGGGCAACCATGCCGAGCTGGTGGCCCTGCTGTCGCGTCCCGACCATGTGGGCGTCGAGCCCGAGATCGTGGCCCGGGCCCTGAAGTCCGAGATCGTCTTCCATCGCAACGCCGCCGGCCTGCCGCGCCGCGAGCACGCCCTGTGGTTCCTGTCGCAGATGGTGCGCTGGGGGCAGGTGGAGGCCGACCTCGACCTGGCCGCCGTGGCCGACCGGGTCTACCGCCCGGACCTGTTCCGCGAGGCGGCGTTGTCGCTGGGACCAGTGCTGGAGCCGGCCCAGGTGTTCGCCGACGCCGCGCCGCCGGCCTCGGCCCTGTTCGACGGGGCGCGTTTCGACCCTGCCGACGTCCGGGCCTATGCGGCGTCGTTCGCGGTCGGGCGGGCAGGCTAG
- a CDS encoding efflux RND transporter permease subunit, with translation MNLSAPFIRRPVATVLLTIGLALAGIAAFFVLPVSPLPQVDYPTISVSANLSGASPETMASSVATPLERRLGVIPGVTEMTSQSNTGSARVTLQFDLNRNIDGAAREVQAAINAARSDLPATLRSNPSYRKQNPSDAPVIILALTSETKTPGQIYDAVSNIVAQRLSQVTGVGDVEIGGGSLPAVRVSANPFLLNKYGISLEDVRAAVQSANANRPKGQVEGAGRRFQVYTSPGGRKAADYAGLVVAWRGDAPVRLKDVADVTDSVADTRTLGLFNGKPAIIILVTRQPGANIIQTVDSVRATLPELRAQLPGDINVAVASDSTNSIRASLHEIEVTLLISIVLVVLVVSAFLRSARATLIPAAATIVSLLGTFGVMYLLGFSLNNLSLMAITVATGFVVDDAIVVLENTARHIEKGMDRFQAALLGAREVGFTVLSISISLVAVFIPLLFMGGQVGRLFREFAVTLSAAVMISLVISLTTTPMMCAYLLRPPKEGKKEGRVARAFEAGFNRVHRAYEYSLDWALAAKPVVLLILVVVIAMTAWLYVAVPKGFFPQQDSGQIQAGLRADQSVSFHVMQAKLRQVVDIIRKDPAVDTVVGFTGGARAGGGFMFVNLKPLGDGVGDRKEKGSAVINRLRPQLQRVTGISVFLNPVQDVRMGGRQSNSTYQYTLTSDSSDALKAWAPKLAEAMKARSDVMTDVDSDQSENGVETFVTIDRDSASRMGVTPRAVDNALYDAFGQRQVATIYEDINQYAVILEWDRRFSRGPEALNDVYVPTNPSGAATTSTSGAAVNPALRDASTGAALNTALTPMTPLTAISSVAQAATPTSINHQNGELATTISFNLADGVSLSNAQAAIKQAEADIALPTNVRGSFQGSARSAQDQNKQQPFLVAAAIVAIYIVLGILYESYVHPLTVLSTLPAAGVGAMLALLVFKMEFSVIALIGVFLLLGIVKKNAILIIDFALEAQRSRGLTALEAVREASLLRFRPILMTTLAAALGALPLAIGFGEGAELRRPLGITIIGGLIASQLLTLITTPVVYVYLDRLRGKARDERYLAHMPSAPEPV, from the coding sequence GTGAACCTGTCGGCGCCCTTCATCAGGCGGCCGGTGGCCACGGTCCTGCTGACCATCGGCCTGGCCCTGGCCGGCATCGCGGCCTTCTTCGTGCTGCCGGTTTCGCCCCTGCCGCAGGTGGACTATCCGACCATCTCGGTCTCGGCCAACCTGTCTGGGGCCAGCCCCGAGACCATGGCCTCCAGCGTCGCCACCCCGCTGGAGCGACGGCTGGGCGTGATCCCCGGCGTCACCGAGATGACCTCGCAGAGCAACACCGGCTCGGCCCGCGTGACCCTGCAGTTCGACCTCAACCGCAACATCGACGGCGCGGCCCGCGAGGTGCAGGCCGCGATCAACGCCGCCCGCTCGGACCTGCCGGCCACGCTGCGCAGCAATCCCAGCTACCGCAAGCAGAACCCCTCCGACGCCCCGGTGATTATCCTGGCCCTGACCAGCGAGACCAAGACCCCGGGCCAGATCTATGATGCGGTGTCCAACATCGTGGCCCAACGCCTGTCGCAGGTGACCGGGGTGGGCGACGTGGAGATCGGCGGCGGTTCGCTGCCGGCCGTTCGCGTCTCGGCCAACCCGTTCCTGCTCAACAAGTACGGCATCTCGCTGGAGGACGTCCGCGCCGCGGTCCAGTCGGCCAACGCCAACCGACCCAAGGGCCAGGTCGAAGGAGCGGGGCGGCGGTTCCAGGTCTATACCAGCCCGGGCGGACGCAAGGCGGCCGACTATGCCGGCCTGGTCGTGGCCTGGCGCGGCGACGCGCCGGTGCGGCTCAAGGACGTGGCCGACGTCACCGACAGCGTCGCCGACACCCGGACCCTGGGCCTGTTCAACGGCAAGCCGGCGATCATCATCCTGGTCACCCGCCAGCCGGGCGCCAACATCATCCAGACGGTCGACAGCGTCCGCGCCACCCTGCCGGAACTGCGCGCCCAGCTGCCCGGCGACATCAACGTGGCGGTGGCCAGCGACAGCACCAACTCGATCCGCGCCTCGCTGCACGAGATCGAGGTCACCCTGCTGATCTCGATCGTACTGGTGGTGCTGGTGGTCAGCGCCTTCCTGCGCAGCGCCCGGGCCACCTTAATCCCGGCGGCGGCGACCATCGTCTCGCTGCTGGGCACGTTCGGGGTGATGTACCTGCTGGGGTTCTCGCTGAACAACCTTTCCCTGATGGCCATCACCGTGGCGACCGGCTTCGTGGTCGACGACGCCATCGTGGTGCTGGAGAACACCGCCCGCCATATCGAAAAAGGTATGGACCGCTTCCAGGCCGCCCTGCTGGGCGCGCGCGAGGTGGGGTTCACGGTGCTGTCGATCAGCATCTCTCTGGTCGCGGTGTTCATCCCGCTGCTGTTCATGGGCGGCCAGGTGGGGCGGCTGTTCCGCGAGTTCGCCGTCACCCTGTCGGCGGCGGTGATGATCTCGCTGGTCATTTCGCTGACCACCACCCCGATGATGTGCGCCTACCTGCTGCGGCCGCCGAAGGAGGGCAAGAAGGAGGGACGGGTCGCCCGCGCGTTCGAGGCCGGCTTCAACCGTGTCCACCGCGCCTACGAGTACAGCCTGGACTGGGCGCTGGCCGCCAAGCCCGTGGTGCTGCTGATCCTGGTGGTGGTGATCGCCATGACCGCCTGGCTCTATGTCGCCGTGCCCAAGGGCTTCTTCCCCCAGCAGGACAGCGGCCAGATCCAGGCCGGGCTGCGCGCCGACCAGAGCGTGTCGTTCCACGTCATGCAGGCCAAGCTGCGCCAGGTGGTCGACATTATCCGCAAGGACCCGGCCGTCGACACGGTGGTCGGCTTCACCGGCGGCGCCCGGGCCGGCGGCGGCTTCATGTTCGTCAACCTCAAGCCGCTGGGCGACGGGGTAGGCGACCGCAAGGAGAAAGGCTCGGCGGTGATCAACCGCCTGCGACCGCAGCTGCAAAGGGTCACCGGGATCAGCGTTTTCCTTAACCCCGTCCAGGACGTGCGGATGGGCGGGCGGCAGAGCAACTCGACCTACCAGTACACCCTGACCAGCGACTCCAGCGACGCGCTGAAGGCCTGGGCGCCCAAGCTGGCCGAGGCGATGAAGGCCCGGTCCGACGTGATGACCGACGTCGACAGCGACCAGTCCGAGAACGGGGTCGAGACCTTCGTCACCATCGACCGCGACAGCGCCTCGCGCATGGGCGTCACGCCCCGTGCGGTCGACAACGCGCTCTACGACGCCTTCGGCCAGCGCCAGGTCGCCACGATCTACGAGGACATCAACCAGTACGCCGTGATCCTGGAATGGGACCGCCGGTTCTCGCGAGGGCCGGAGGCGCTGAACGACGTCTATGTGCCGACCAATCCCAGCGGTGCGGCGACGACCTCGACCAGCGGCGCGGCGGTCAATCCGGCCCTGCGCGACGCCTCGACCGGCGCCGCCCTGAACACCGCCTTGACGCCCATGACCCCGCTGACCGCGATCTCCAGCGTCGCCCAGGCCGCCACCCCGACCTCGATCAACCACCAGAACGGCGAGCTGGCCACGACGATCTCGTTCAACCTGGCCGACGGCGTCTCGCTCAGCAACGCCCAGGCCGCCATCAAGCAGGCCGAGGCCGACATCGCCCTGCCGACCAATGTCCGCGGCAGCTTCCAGGGCAGCGCCCGCAGCGCCCAGGACCAGAACAAGCAGCAGCCGTTCCTGGTGGCCGCCGCCATCGTGGCGATCTACATCGTGCTGGGCATCCTCTACGAGAGCTACGTCCACCCGCTGACCGTGCTGTCGACCCTGCCGGCGGCCGGGGTGGGGGCGATGCTGGCCCTGCTGGTCTTCAAGATGGAGTTCTCGGTGATCGCCCTGATCGGGGTGTTCCTGCTGCTGGGCATCGTCAAGAAGAACGCCATCCTGATCATCGACTTCGCCCTGGAGGCCCAGCGGTCGCGCGGGCTGACAGCCCTGGAGGCGGTGCGCGAGGCCAGCCTGCTGCGCTTCCGGCCAATCCTGATGACCACCCTGGCCGCCGCCCTGGGCGCCTTGCCGCTGGCCATCGGCTTCGGCGAGGGGGCCGAGCTGCGCCGGCCGCTGGGGATCACCATCATCGGCGGCCTGATCGCCAGCCAGCTGCTGACCCTGATCACCACCCCGGTGGTCTATGTCTATCTCGACCGCCTGCGGGGCAAGGCGCGCGACGAGCGCTACCTGGCCCACATGCCCTCCGCGCCGGAGCCTGTCTGA